The following are from one region of the Jatrophihabitans telluris genome:
- the ctaE gene encoding aa3-type cytochrome oxidase subunit III: protein MTSTASATAERFPSSRVHSLTRPNLVSVGTIVWLSSELMFFAGLFAMYFTVRANNIHEWPGTKLNIAYALPFTIILVGSSVTCQLGVFDAEKGNVYGLRRWFLLTFFLGLLFVLGQAGEYAMQVHAFHTSPIVNGVHEDGITLSSSGYGSVFFLATGFHGLHVIGGLIAFLFYLGRTALGRFTPAQATAAIVVSYYWHFVDIVWIGLFATIYVLR, encoded by the coding sequence GTGACCTCGACTGCCTCGGCTACCGCAGAGCGATTCCCGTCGTCCCGGGTTCATTCCCTGACGCGCCCGAACCTGGTGAGTGTCGGAACCATCGTCTGGCTGTCCAGCGAATTGATGTTCTTCGCCGGCTTGTTCGCGATGTACTTCACGGTCCGTGCCAACAACATCCACGAGTGGCCTGGCACCAAGCTGAACATCGCCTACGCGCTGCCTTTCACGATCATCCTGGTCGGATCGTCGGTCACCTGCCAGCTCGGTGTCTTCGATGCCGAGAAGGGCAACGTTTACGGGCTGCGTCGCTGGTTTCTGCTGACCTTCTTCCTCGGCCTGCTCTTCGTTTTGGGGCAGGCCGGCGAGTACGCCATGCAGGTGCACGCGTTCCACACCTCGCCGATCGTCAACGGCGTCCACGAGGACGGCATCACGCTCTCGTCCTCCGGCTACGGCTCGGTCTTCTTCCTGGCCACCGGCTTCCACGGCCTGCATGTGATCGGTGGCCTGATCGCCTTCCTCTTCTACCTCGGCCGGACCGCGCTGGGCCGGTTCACCCCGGCTCAGGCGACGGCCGCGATCGTCGTCTCCTACTACTGGCACTTCGTCGACATCGTGTGGATCGGCCTGTTCGCGACGATCTACGTGCTCCGCTAG
- the qcrC gene encoding cytochrome bc1 complex diheme cytochrome c subunit codes for MTDDNVDADSGLGFEPAVTDGTFAAAEVGRSRPRTATGSRRRNSLRRRLTSLVVLTGALVTVGGGYALLAPSSSADQTAVSAADVEHGRQLFQTSCITCHGANLQGVTGRGPSLIGVGSAATYFQVSTGRMPAVSQGANNVRKPAKFGEADTQALAAFVGSVGGGPEAPTSGSLRNGSIGAGGELFRLNCASCHNFAGKGAPLSAGKVAPGLNQATDKQIYTAMLSGPENMPVFSDNQITPEQKQAIINYIQNLKASKDPGGAGLDRIGPVSEGLLIWTVGLGVLMVAILWIGRKS; via the coding sequence ATGACCGACGACAACGTCGACGCGGACTCAGGGCTCGGTTTCGAACCGGCAGTCACCGACGGCACGTTCGCCGCTGCCGAAGTGGGCCGCAGCCGTCCGCGCACGGCCACCGGCTCGCGGCGCCGCAACTCGTTGCGCCGACGTCTGACCAGCCTCGTCGTGCTGACCGGCGCCCTCGTCACCGTCGGCGGCGGGTACGCGCTGCTGGCACCGTCGTCGAGCGCCGACCAGACCGCTGTCAGCGCCGCTGACGTCGAACACGGTCGGCAGCTGTTCCAGACCAGCTGCATCACCTGCCACGGCGCCAACCTGCAGGGGGTTACCGGTCGCGGTCCAAGCCTGATCGGAGTCGGCTCGGCCGCGACGTACTTCCAGGTCAGCACCGGTCGCATGCCCGCGGTCAGCCAGGGTGCCAACAACGTCCGCAAGCCGGCCAAGTTCGGCGAGGCCGACACCCAGGCCTTGGCGGCGTTCGTAGGTTCGGTCGGCGGAGGCCCCGAGGCCCCGACCTCGGGCAGCCTGCGCAACGGCTCCATCGGAGCCGGCGGCGAGCTCTTCCGCCTCAACTGCGCCTCGTGCCACAACTTCGCCGGCAAGGGGGCGCCCCTGTCGGCCGGCAAGGTCGCGCCAGGTTTGAACCAGGCGACCGACAAGCAGATCTACACGGCGATGCTGTCCGGCCCGGAGAACATGCCCGTCTTCTCCGACAACCAGATCACGCCCGAACAGAAGCAAGCCATCATCAACTACATCCAGAACCTCAAAGCGTCCAAGGACCCCGGCGGGGCCGGGCTCGACCGGATCGGTCCGGTGTCGGAAGGCTTGCTGATCTGGACGGTTGGCCTGGGAGTGCTGATGGTGGCCATTCTCTGGATCGGCCGCAAGTCATGA
- the qcrA gene encoding cytochrome bc1 complex Rieske iron-sulfur subunit encodes MSTTDQHPGDEIEVPSAEALGSMSDEEVMIIGAEADGVHIVHRRERYPIAGTRAEKRAERTIAALFVLAFLSAVGFIVVFCGAVPFEWHLPGQGSQDFRYFTPLLGALLGLSLACIGIGVVLWAKWLMPEEEVVQDRHDDPSPLPEQIMTSATIMSGLNDFGVARRSMLKSTIGLAGAALGAVPLVALVGAMIKKPNKGAGQSLFHTMWTKGVPIVYADGRRVGPDDLLPGGLETVFPGVPGGVKAGDSPTLLIRLRPGQVVKARKGQSSYQWGDYVAFSKICTHAGCPASLYEQQTGRLLCPCHQSQFDVLLDAKPIFGPATRSLPKLPLGVEVVDGKQYFVAQGDFPEAIGPAFWERP; translated from the coding sequence GTGAGCACGACTGACCAGCACCCTGGCGACGAGATCGAGGTGCCCTCGGCCGAAGCCCTGGGGTCGATGAGCGACGAAGAGGTCATGATCATCGGCGCCGAGGCCGACGGCGTGCACATCGTCCACCGGCGCGAGCGGTACCCCATCGCCGGGACACGGGCGGAGAAGCGGGCGGAGCGAACCATCGCGGCGCTCTTCGTGCTGGCGTTCCTCTCGGCGGTCGGCTTCATCGTGGTGTTCTGCGGCGCGGTGCCCTTCGAGTGGCATCTGCCCGGCCAGGGAAGTCAGGACTTCCGCTACTTCACGCCCCTGCTCGGAGCCTTGCTCGGGCTGTCGCTGGCTTGCATCGGCATCGGCGTGGTCCTCTGGGCGAAGTGGCTCATGCCCGAGGAAGAGGTTGTGCAGGACCGGCACGACGACCCGTCCCCTCTGCCCGAACAGATCATGACCTCGGCGACGATCATGTCCGGGCTCAACGACTTCGGGGTCGCGCGCCGCTCGATGCTCAAGTCGACGATCGGCCTTGCGGGCGCCGCGCTCGGAGCGGTCCCGCTGGTGGCTCTGGTCGGCGCGATGATCAAGAAGCCGAACAAGGGCGCCGGACAGAGCCTGTTCCACACGATGTGGACGAAGGGTGTTCCGATCGTCTACGCCGACGGTCGGCGCGTCGGCCCGGACGACCTCCTCCCCGGTGGGCTGGAGACGGTGTTCCCGGGCGTGCCCGGTGGCGTCAAGGCGGGTGACTCGCCGACGCTGCTCATCCGGCTTCGTCCGGGTCAGGTCGTCAAGGCGCGTAAGGGACAGTCGAGCTACCAGTGGGGCGATTATGTGGCGTTCTCCAAGATCTGCACACACGCCGGGTGCCCCGCTTCCTTGTACGAACAGCAGACCGGGCGGTTGTTGTGCCCGTGCCACCAGTCCCAGTTCGACGTGCTGCTCGACGCCAAGCCGATCTTCGGTCCGGCCACGCGCAGCCTTCCGAAGCTTCCGCTCGGAGTCGAAGTAGTGGACGGCAAGCAGTACTTTGTTGCTCAGGGTGACTTCCCTGAGGCAATCGGCCCGGCATTCTGGGAGCGGCCATGA
- the qcrB gene encoding cytochrome bc1 complex cytochrome b subunit, with amino-acid sequence MTVDDLRAKPTVKGPKRFDKPRTPAGKAGKFMEERLSLAGGARKQLNKVFPDHWSFMMGEIALYSFIILILTGTFLTFFFDASMGEVKYDGSYVPLQGVEMSRAYASTLHISFDVRGGLILRQIHHWAALLFMASMTIHMFRIFFTGAFRKPRELNWLIGLGLITLGLVEGFAGYSLPDDLLSGTGLRIAEAIMQSIPVIGTWVAFLAFGGKFPGTEIIGRLYIVHVLLIPGILAGLIGAHMGLLIKQKHTEFPGPGKSEATVSGERMYPTYGAKAGGFFFIVFAVCAALGGLAQINPIWLYGPYNTAQVSAGSQPDFYIGFLDGSTRLFPSWEIRLWHHTIPALFWPTLVLPGILFSLAGAYPFLEAKLTGDRAHHNLLQRPRDVPVRTGLGSMAIVFYAVLLLSGGNDLIAKSFDISLNAMTWTGRIALLFAPPLAYLAAYKICLGLQRHDREVLEHGIETGIIKRLPNGEFIEIHQPLGPVDDHGHGLLQYSGTPIPKKMNKLGNPHGGRVRGFLWPVKEPAEIEAELAALAEAESAQHDKQRELTD; translated from the coding sequence ATGACTGTTGATGACCTGAGGGCCAAGCCGACCGTGAAGGGGCCCAAGCGGTTCGACAAGCCGCGGACGCCGGCCGGCAAGGCGGGCAAGTTCATGGAAGAGCGCCTGAGCCTGGCTGGTGGCGCGCGCAAGCAGCTGAACAAGGTCTTCCCGGACCACTGGTCGTTCATGATGGGCGAGATCGCGCTGTACTCGTTCATCATCCTGATCCTGACCGGCACGTTCCTCACGTTCTTCTTCGACGCGTCCATGGGCGAGGTCAAGTACGACGGGTCGTATGTACCGCTGCAGGGCGTGGAGATGTCGCGGGCGTACGCGTCCACCCTGCACATTTCCTTCGATGTCCGCGGCGGCCTGATCCTGCGACAGATCCACCACTGGGCGGCGCTGCTGTTCATGGCGTCGATGACGATCCACATGTTCCGGATCTTCTTCACCGGCGCGTTCCGCAAGCCGCGTGAGCTGAACTGGCTGATCGGTCTCGGCCTCATCACGCTGGGCCTGGTCGAGGGCTTCGCCGGCTACTCGCTGCCCGACGATCTGCTGTCCGGTACCGGTCTGCGGATCGCCGAGGCCATCATGCAGTCGATCCCCGTGATCGGCACCTGGGTCGCGTTCCTGGCCTTCGGCGGGAAGTTCCCGGGTACCGAGATCATCGGAAGGCTCTACATCGTCCACGTGCTGCTCATACCCGGCATTCTCGCCGGGCTGATCGGCGCGCACATGGGCTTGCTGATCAAGCAGAAGCACACCGAGTTCCCCGGGCCGGGCAAGTCCGAGGCGACGGTGTCGGGCGAGAGAATGTATCCCACGTATGGCGCCAAGGCCGGTGGCTTCTTCTTCATCGTCTTCGCCGTGTGCGCGGCCCTCGGTGGACTCGCCCAGATCAACCCGATCTGGCTGTACGGGCCGTACAACACCGCGCAGGTTTCGGCGGGTTCGCAGCCTGACTTCTACATCGGGTTCCTCGACGGCTCCACCCGTCTGTTCCCGTCATGGGAAATCCGGTTGTGGCACCACACCATTCCCGCGCTGTTCTGGCCGACGCTGGTGTTGCCGGGAATCCTGTTCTCCCTGGCCGGGGCGTATCCGTTCCTGGAGGCCAAACTCACCGGCGACCGTGCGCATCACAACCTGCTGCAGCGGCCCCGGGACGTCCCCGTCCGTACGGGTCTCGGATCTATGGCGATCGTGTTCTACGCCGTGTTGCTGCTGTCCGGGGGTAACGACCTCATCGCCAAGTCCTTCGACATCTCGTTGAATGCGATGACCTGGACGGGTCGCATCGCGTTGCTGTTCGCTCCCCCGCTGGCGTATCTGGCGGCGTACAAGATCTGTCTCGGATTGCAGCGCCATGACCGCGAGGTGCTGGAGCACGGGATCGAGACCGGCATCATCAAGCGTCTGCCGAACGGTGAATTCATCGAGATTCACCAGCCACTCGGCCCGGTCGACGATCATGGTCACGGCCTGTTGCAGTACTCCGGTACTCCCATCCCGAAGAAGATGAACAAGCTCGGCAATCCGCACGGGGGCCGGGTTCGGGGATTCCTCTGGCCCGTCAAGGAACCGGCCGAGATCGAAGCGGAACTCGCCGCTCTCGCCGAGGCCGAATCCGCCCAGCACGACAAGCAGCGGGAGCTGACCGACTAG
- a CDS encoding cytochrome c oxidase subunit 4: MKLEARIFLWIALFCFVVSGVYAWWAWHDLGQVEWAGLAGLILSGGLLGLGGSFFWFVSRRIDARPEDRNDADIAEGAGELGFFSPGSYWPFGIALSALVTGFGMALAQFWLMGLGVVLILSTAGGLLFEYYVGNRAPLR, encoded by the coding sequence ATGAAACTCGAAGCGCGCATCTTCCTCTGGATCGCCTTGTTCTGCTTCGTCGTCTCCGGCGTGTACGCCTGGTGGGCGTGGCACGACCTGGGTCAGGTCGAATGGGCCGGTCTGGCTGGGCTCATCCTGTCCGGTGGTCTGCTCGGCCTGGGTGGGTCCTTCTTCTGGTTCGTGTCCCGTCGTATCGACGCCCGTCCGGAAGATCGCAACGATGCCGACATCGCCGAGGGTGCCGGCGAGCTGGGATTCTTCTCGCCCGGCAGTTACTGGCCCTTCGGAATCGCGTTGTCGGCGCTGGTCACCGGCTTCGGCATGGCCCTGGCTCAGTTCTGGCTGATGGGTTTGGGTGTTGTGCTCATCCTGTCCACCGCCGGTGGCCTGTTGTTCGAGTACTACGTCGGAAACCGCGCGCCGCTTCGCTAG
- the ctaC gene encoding aa3-type cytochrome oxidase subunit II encodes MQRSLRSGLSKLGLLAGTAVLLSGCTAHDWEMKLRFGWPTGVTKQADRMRTLWTWSSVAALVVGVIVWGLIFWACIRYRKKNDILPRQTKYHLPIEIAYSIAPFLIIAVLFYFTAVTENYVDKIPSNPDTTVQVDAFKWNWQFEYVQSGGTQTKYPANTGAGVADPGAGQNLSTVGSNNEIPILVVPVNKTVKVIEVSRDVIHSFWVPEFLFKRDVLPQKKPNEFAFTATKTGQFVGRCAELCGTYHSQMNFEVRVVSDADYQKYLAALAAVGSTDPNRQSKALTAIGSAPCATTTQPFNTVRTTRSQSELDPCGS; translated from the coding sequence GTGCAGCGCTCACTTCGGTCCGGGCTGAGCAAGCTCGGTCTGCTCGCGGGCACGGCCGTACTGCTGTCCGGCTGCACCGCCCACGACTGGGAGATGAAGCTCCGCTTCGGCTGGCCCACGGGTGTCACGAAGCAGGCCGACCGCATGCGCACGCTGTGGACCTGGTCCTCGGTCGCCGCGCTCGTCGTCGGTGTGATCGTGTGGGGCCTGATCTTCTGGGCGTGCATCCGCTACCGCAAGAAGAACGACATCCTTCCCCGTCAGACCAAGTACCACCTGCCGATCGAGATCGCCTACTCCATCGCACCGTTCCTGATCATCGCCGTCCTGTTCTACTTCACCGCCGTGACCGAGAACTACGTCGACAAGATCCCGAGCAACCCGGACACGACGGTCCAGGTTGACGCGTTCAAGTGGAACTGGCAGTTCGAGTACGTCCAGAGCGGCGGAACGCAGACCAAGTACCCGGCTAACACCGGGGCTGGGGTCGCGGACCCGGGTGCTGGCCAGAACCTGTCCACGGTCGGCAGCAACAACGAGATTCCGATCCTGGTGGTGCCGGTCAACAAGACGGTGAAGGTGATCGAGGTCAGCAGGGACGTCATCCACTCGTTCTGGGTTCCGGAGTTCCTGTTCAAGCGCGACGTTCTTCCGCAGAAAAAGCCGAACGAGTTTGCCTTCACCGCGACCAAGACCGGCCAGTTCGTCGGCCGGTGCGCGGAGTTGTGCGGGACGTACCACTCGCAGATGAACTTCGAGGTGCGCGTCGTGTCGGACGCGGACTACCAGAAGTACCTGGCCGCGCTGGCGGCGGTCGGCTCCACCGACCCGAACCGGCAGAGCAAGGCCTTGACCGCGATCGGTAGTGCGCCGTGCGCGACGACCACCCAGCCGTTCAACACCGTCCGCACAACCAGGTCTCAGTCCGAGCTCGACCCGTGCGGAAGCTGA
- a CDS encoding cysteine desulfurase/sulfurtransferase TusA family protein, with protein sequence MPSVQPSDPAGYFDAAAGRPLHPVAVQAWQAAAEDGWADPGKLAGPSRRSALLLDAARETVAEAFGLAPDEVSFLPSGVHALQSAVLGAAYARRARGARIVHSAVEHSAVLHAIQWHVRRGGLAVPVGVDAHGKVSASEFLAAVNAPGTAAAVLQAANHEVGTRQPVEAVAAQLRDVPLVVDVGHQVVFGAVPDGADIAAADARLWGGPGLGILIVRRGRSFEPPFPREDPEFGRSAGVPDVPAAVAAAAALRAVRMDREADAVRLAGYLDDLRRQIAQFPDAVVLGDPVDRLPHLLTLSLLHVDGQVLLDGLERSGFIVSSGSSCTSDTLTPSHVLVAMGALTTGNIRISLHPGVNARAVERFAQALPSVLADARAQLPGAAPLQAGPQTTTPNVVDSRGRRCPLPVLDLARALPLIDVGTELLVLADDPAAGSDIEAWCRMRGQELVDVRPAAPDTGQPPGTPAAVPATAARSETAFRVRRLS encoded by the coding sequence GTGCCCAGCGTGCAGCCAAGCGATCCGGCGGGGTACTTCGACGCCGCCGCCGGACGACCATTGCACCCGGTCGCCGTGCAGGCGTGGCAGGCCGCCGCCGAGGACGGCTGGGCCGACCCGGGCAAGTTGGCCGGACCGTCTCGACGCAGTGCCCTTCTGCTCGACGCCGCCCGTGAGACTGTGGCCGAGGCGTTCGGGCTCGCACCGGACGAGGTCAGCTTCCTGCCTTCCGGCGTGCACGCGCTGCAGTCCGCTGTCCTCGGCGCCGCCTACGCCCGCCGCGCCCGGGGAGCGCGCATCGTCCACTCGGCCGTCGAGCACTCGGCCGTGCTGCACGCGATCCAATGGCATGTCCGGCGCGGTGGCCTCGCCGTGCCCGTCGGGGTGGACGCACACGGCAAGGTATCGGCCAGCGAGTTTTTGGCCGCGGTGAACGCGCCGGGTACAGCGGCAGCTGTGTTGCAGGCCGCCAATCACGAGGTCGGTACTCGGCAGCCCGTCGAGGCCGTCGCCGCACAGCTGCGCGACGTCCCCCTCGTGGTGGACGTCGGCCATCAGGTCGTCTTCGGCGCGGTTCCGGACGGCGCCGACATCGCTGCCGCCGACGCCCGCCTGTGGGGCGGACCGGGACTGGGGATCCTCATCGTGCGGCGGGGACGGTCGTTCGAGCCGCCGTTCCCCCGCGAAGACCCTGAATTCGGCCGATCGGCAGGTGTGCCGGACGTCCCGGCCGCCGTGGCCGCCGCGGCCGCCCTGCGCGCCGTCCGCATGGACCGTGAGGCCGACGCCGTCCGCCTGGCCGGGTATCTGGACGACCTCCGCCGGCAGATCGCTCAGTTTCCGGACGCGGTTGTGCTCGGGGATCCGGTCGACCGGCTGCCGCACCTGTTGACCCTGTCGCTGCTGCACGTTGATGGACAGGTGCTGCTCGACGGGCTCGAGCGCTCCGGCTTCATCGTGTCGTCAGGCTCGTCCTGCACGTCCGACACGCTGACCCCATCGCATGTGCTGGTCGCGATGGGGGCACTGACCACGGGCAACATCCGCATCTCCCTGCATCCCGGCGTCAACGCCCGAGCAGTCGAACGCTTCGCCCAGGCGTTGCCGTCGGTGCTCGCTGATGCGCGGGCGCAGCTTCCCGGCGCGGCCCCGCTCCAGGCGGGGCCGCAGACCACCACGCCGAACGTCGTCGACTCGCGTGGGCGCCGTTGCCCGTTGCCCGTACTCGACCTCGCCCGGGCGTTGCCACTCATCGACGTGGGCACCGAGTTGCTGGTGCTGGCCGACGACCCGGCGGCCGGGTCCGACATCGAGGCATGGTGCCGGATGCGCGGCCAGGAGCTGGTCGACGTGCGACCGGCGGCACCGGACACCGGCCAGCCGCCGGGTACCCCAGCGGCCGTCCCGGCAACCGCCGCACGCTCCGAGACCGCCTTCCGGGTGCGCCGCCTGAGCTGA
- a CDS encoding dTDP-4-dehydrorhamnose 3,5-epimerase family protein: MTFEITDMQTTPTAIDDLVVVTLKQVTDDRGTVREFFRISAYAEGPFAGLGSWQQINVTESKHGAVRGLHGESMIKLVSCVAGRAFGVYLDAREDSATYGAVVTVALEPGTQVLVPAGVCNAFQSLSPEGTQYVYCFTEEWKPGMAGIAFSPLDEGLGVEWPIAIDVDNPAQISAKDAGAPKFSERTTAA; this comes from the coding sequence GTGACATTCGAGATCACTGATATGCAGACGACCCCGACCGCCATCGACGACCTCGTGGTGGTGACCCTGAAACAGGTCACCGACGACCGCGGCACGGTTCGTGAGTTCTTCCGGATCTCCGCCTACGCCGAGGGCCCGTTCGCCGGACTGGGCAGTTGGCAGCAGATCAACGTCACCGAATCCAAGCACGGCGCGGTGCGCGGCCTGCACGGTGAGTCCATGATCAAGCTCGTCTCCTGCGTCGCAGGTCGGGCCTTCGGGGTTTATCTCGACGCTCGGGAGGACTCGGCCACCTACGGCGCCGTGGTGACCGTCGCGCTCGAGCCCGGAACCCAGGTACTCGTGCCGGCCGGCGTCTGCAACGCGTTCCAGTCGCTCAGCCCGGAAGGCACCCAGTACGTGTACTGCTTCACCGAGGAGTGGAAGCCGGGCATGGCCGGGATCGCCTTCTCGCCCCTGGACGAGGGACTGGGCGTCGAATGGCCGATTGCCATCGACGTGGACAATCCCGCGCAGATCTCGGCCAAGGACGCCGGGGCCCCGAAGTTCAGCGAGCGGACGACGGCAGCCTGA
- the asnB gene encoding asparagine synthase (glutamine-hydrolyzing) has product MCGLIGFLAAHSDAPETREAIEASLVQMRHRGPDDGGSWSDDDVVIGFRRLSLIDWEHSHQPLPYLDGRYHLIFNGEIYNYVELRAELRDRFGAEFATEGDGEAIVAGYHYLGEDVVTRLRGMFSFFIWDSQEKVVFGARDWFGIKPLYTYTDARGSFFSSEKKTLLAVAEPGESKDVNLEALQHYLTLQYVPEPASMHNGITRIDSGTSFTIRPGQVPVTKRYFAPDFPIKPVSEPDRLYHQIAEALRDSVAKHMRSDFTVGSFLSGGIDSTAVAALAKEHNPKLLTFTTGFERAGFSEIDVAAESAAVIGVDHITKVVTPQEMMDSLPLIVWYLDDPVADPALVPLYFVAREARKHVKVVLSGEGADELFGGYTIYREPISLRHLTAAPDPVKKLLAALSTRLPEGIRGKDLLRRASIGIEERYYGNARIFRPEEMQSLLKTYDPAVSYTDVTAPHYAASHHLDDSTRMQYIDLFTWLRGDILVKADKMTMANSLELRVPFLDTVVFDVARSIPVDQKLTKETTKYALRRALEDIVPAHVINRPKLGFPVPTRPWLKDIMYDWAHSIISEAGTTHLIDRQGALDLLAAHRAGPHDYSRKIWTLLVFMIWHGIFVEGRIRPEIPEPVYPVAL; this is encoded by the coding sequence GTGTGCGGACTCATCGGATTTCTCGCCGCTCACTCCGACGCTCCCGAGACTCGCGAGGCGATCGAGGCTTCCCTGGTGCAGATGCGCCATCGAGGTCCGGACGACGGCGGCAGCTGGTCCGACGACGATGTGGTGATCGGGTTCCGGCGGCTATCGCTGATCGACTGGGAGCACAGTCACCAGCCGCTGCCCTACCTTGACGGTCGTTACCACCTCATCTTCAACGGCGAGATCTACAACTACGTCGAGTTGCGGGCAGAGCTGCGCGACCGGTTCGGCGCCGAGTTCGCCACCGAGGGCGATGGCGAGGCGATCGTCGCCGGCTACCACTACCTCGGCGAGGACGTCGTCACCCGATTGCGTGGCATGTTCTCCTTCTTCATCTGGGATTCGCAGGAGAAGGTCGTCTTCGGCGCTCGTGACTGGTTCGGCATCAAGCCGCTCTACACCTATACCGACGCTCGCGGTTCGTTCTTCTCCTCCGAGAAGAAGACCCTGCTTGCCGTGGCGGAACCCGGCGAGAGCAAGGACGTCAACCTCGAGGCCCTGCAGCACTATCTGACCCTGCAGTACGTGCCCGAGCCGGCGTCGATGCACAACGGGATCACCCGGATCGACAGCGGGACCTCGTTCACGATCCGTCCAGGCCAGGTCCCGGTCACCAAGCGCTACTTCGCGCCGGACTTTCCGATCAAACCGGTGTCAGAACCTGACCGCCTCTACCACCAGATCGCCGAAGCTCTGCGCGACTCGGTGGCCAAGCACATGCGGTCGGACTTCACGGTCGGCTCGTTCCTGTCCGGTGGCATCGACTCGACCGCCGTGGCCGCACTGGCCAAGGAGCACAACCCGAAGCTGCTGACCTTCACCACGGGCTTCGAGCGGGCCGGCTTCTCCGAGATCGACGTCGCGGCCGAATCGGCGGCCGTGATCGGGGTCGACCACATCACCAAGGTCGTCACCCCGCAGGAGATGATGGACAGCCTCCCGCTGATCGTCTGGTACCTCGACGATCCGGTCGCCGACCCGGCCTTGGTCCCCCTGTACTTCGTGGCCCGGGAAGCACGCAAGCACGTCAAGGTGGTGCTCTCCGGGGAAGGGGCGGATGAGCTCTTCGGTGGGTACACCATCTACCGCGAACCGATCTCGCTGCGACATCTCACCGCCGCGCCGGACCCGGTGAAGAAGTTGCTGGCCGCGTTGTCCACCCGGCTGCCCGAGGGGATACGCGGCAAGGACCTGCTCCGCCGCGCCTCGATCGGCATCGAGGAACGCTACTACGGCAACGCGCGTATCTTCCGCCCGGAGGAGATGCAGAGCCTGCTCAAGACCTACGACCCGGCGGTGAGCTACACCGACGTCACCGCGCCCCACTATGCGGCGAGCCACCATCTGGACGACTCGACCCGTATGCAGTACATCGATCTGTTCACCTGGCTCCGCGGCGACATCCTCGTCAAGGCGGACAAGATGACGATGGCCAATTCGCTCGAGCTTCGCGTGCCGTTTCTGGACACCGTGGTCTTCGACGTGGCCCGGTCGATCCCGGTCGACCAGAAGCTCACCAAGGAGACGACGAAGTACGCTCTGCGGCGCGCGCTGGAGGACATCGTCCCGGCCCATGTCATCAACCGGCCGAAGCTCGGGTTCCCCGTGCCGACCAGGCCGTGGCTCAAGGACATCATGTACGACTGGGCGCACTCGATCATCTCCGAGGCCGGGACGACCCATCTGATCGACCGGCAGGGAGCGCTGGACCTGCTCGCCGCCCACCGAGCCGGACCGCACGACTACTCCCGCAAGATCTGGACGTTGCTGGTGTTCATGATCTGGCACGGCATCTTCGTCGAGGGCCGGATCCGGCCCGAGATTCCGGAGCCGGTGTATCCGGTCGCGCTGTAA
- a CDS encoding LLM class flavin-dependent oxidoreductase, whose amino-acid sequence MTARADVGMCFDRTLPAPLIREFAPALEQGGARQIWIIEDCFYTGGIALAATALAVTDDLTVGLGILPAVARAVPITAMEIATLCALGPGRVLAGIGHGVQSWMGQMGVRTPSPLTTLREVLECLRRLLAGEQVTFDGHQIHLDAVGLDSPPTDPPPLLAGVQGPKSLALAGQVADGVVLAEPASPSYVRWALAQASPVAAEAFHTATFSVLCVEPDRRSAYERMAPWLAGQLAGQRSTPTDAYRTLPFIDELFAWFDTHGVEGLVRMPAEWWGELAPIGTEDDALAHIAALESAGVGSIGLFPPADVNTVRRQLPNVVRLANR is encoded by the coding sequence GTGACCGCGCGCGCCGACGTCGGCATGTGCTTTGACCGCACCCTGCCGGCCCCGCTGATCCGGGAGTTCGCTCCCGCATTGGAGCAGGGCGGTGCCCGTCAGATCTGGATCATCGAGGACTGCTTCTACACCGGGGGCATCGCCCTGGCGGCCACCGCTCTGGCCGTCACCGACGACCTGACGGTCGGACTCGGGATTCTTCCGGCGGTAGCACGCGCCGTTCCCATCACGGCGATGGAGATCGCCACACTGTGTGCGCTGGGACCGGGCCGGGTGTTGGCCGGAATCGGTCATGGCGTGCAGTCGTGGATGGGTCAGATGGGGGTGCGAACGCCGTCCCCGCTCACCACCCTGCGCGAGGTGCTGGAGTGTCTGCGACGGCTGCTCGCCGGCGAGCAGGTCACCTTCGACGGTCACCAGATCCATCTCGATGCGGTCGGCCTGGACTCCCCGCCGACCGATCCGCCGCCGTTGCTGGCCGGGGTTCAGGGGCCGAAATCCCTGGCGCTCGCCGGACAGGTCGCCGACGGCGTCGTGCTGGCCGAGCCCGCCAGTCCGAGCTATGTCCGCTGGGCACTGGCCCAGGCGTCTCCGGTGGCGGCCGAAGCTTTTCACACGGCAACGTTCTCGGTGCTGTGTGTCGAACCAGACCGGCGCAGCGCCTACGAGCGGATGGCGCCATGGCTGGCTGGTCAACTTGCCGGACAGCGATCCACGCCGACCGACGCCTATCGGACATTGCCGTTCATCGACGAGTTGTTCGCGTGGTTCGACACCCACGGCGTCGAGGGACTGGTCAGGATGCCGGCCGAGTGGTGGGGCGAGCTCGCGCCGATCGGCACCGAGGACGACGCGCTCGCCCATATTGCCGCGTTGGAGTCGGCCGGCGTCGGCAGTATCGGGCTGTTCCCGCCTGCTGACGTGAATACGGTCCGCCGCCAACTACCGAATGTGGTGCGGCTGGCCAACCGCTGA